From Candidatus Dependentiae bacterium:
TATAAAAATGCAGATGATTACGAAGCAATAAAATAATATAAGATAAGTATATTTAGATATCTTATAAAAGAGCGGAAGGTAAAAATTCCGCTCTTTTAGTGATTTTTTTCTTGAATCAGGCCGTGGTGTAGCTCAAGTATCGTATCCATTTTTTGCCATACTGCCGGATCATGACAAGCAATAATAAGACCAGTGCCGTATTCTTTTTGACAATCAAGCAACAAAGTCATAATAGCTTCACGATTACGTTCATCTAGATGTGCTGTAGGCTCATCAGCAAGAATAAAATCAGGATTATTAACAACTGCGCGTGCTATAGCAACTCTTTGCTGCTCACCGCCCGAAAGCGTTGCTGGTAAAAAATTTGCTTTACTACTTAAACCAACACGATCAAGAAGTTGTAACGCGTCTTCTTTTTTAACCGAACTAGTAGGCGAAATTAAGCCTTTGATCATAATATTTTCAAGCACTGAGAGCTCATGAATCAAATAGGGCATCTGAAAAACTAACCCTATGGTTTGATTTAACAGTTGGTTTTTTGCTTTATGTGTTAACATACTCGTATTATGGTTATTATAATACACGCTGCCGAGCGTTGGCTCTTCAAGACCAGCTAGAATACTCAGGAGCGTTGATTTACCTGTACCAGACACACCCGTGAGTGCGTACGTGTGAGCACTTACAAAAGTCTGAGTAATGCCTGATAACACCGTAATAGTATCGGTGCTTTGGTTAAACTGTTTTTGGATATTTTCAAGATAGATAGTGGCCATGATATACTTTCAAGATTTTTTTTAACTTACTGATTTAGTATACTATGACCTTGAGAGGCTGCAATCGGTGGCAACTATTTTTTAATGCTTTCAGCCTTCTTTTGACTATCGATTACCTGCTTGTAGAACCACTCTTTAGAAAATTTACCCGAATTTACTGTTTCTAACTTTTTATATAAATCCGCTATTGTTTGTTTAAGTTTATTGATTTCACGTTGCTTTTCAACGGCTGTATGATGCAGTGTTTTAATATGCTGCTTAAGCTTAGCGTACTCTTTTGTTTTTTCAACATCAAAAGCAGCAGATCTATCGGCTAGCATTTTTTTATACGAGCGTTCAGTATATTCTTCATTTTTTATTTTATTTTTATACGTACGTAAATCAAGCAAATCTGCTACATACTGATTTTGAGCATACATAAGATCATGCAGAAAATTAGCCTCTTCAACAAGTTTTTTTACTCCATTTTGCGGTAGTGTTTCTTCTTGCAGTGTCGTTGCCTTACTTGATAAAATACTACTATAATGATCGATCATTTGAATAAATTCAGGATAAAAAGCTTGCCGGAAAGTATTTGCGTATAAAAAACTTTGATGTAAAGAAAGTATTATCTGAGAATGCTCTGCTTGATTACCACTTTTATCTCCTGAACGGGATAACCCTTTTTCTAAAATAATTTTCTCTTGCTCAAGACGCTTAGTAGTGCTTACAGACTCGTTCATATATAAGCTTAACTTTTGACGCAGCACTTTTAAGCTCGTAACTTTATTTTGTAGTATAAAACTTGCTTCTATAAGAGAGCCCTTAGACGCTTGCTCTTCTACGGCCTGCAGTCGTAAAATAGAAAAAAATACACCAAAAATTACTAAGCTCGTTAGTACTACTCTTTTTTTAGCTAACATATACCCTCCTTTTTAATACTTACAGTACGAGTTTACGTTATTTTTACGTGCCCTGTAAAGAGCTTACGTCAGCAATAAAAAAATGAGTACGATAATATTTAAGTTCTTCAACTGATTGAACAATATCTTCTAAAGCACGATGATTATCTGGTTTTACAAATTTAGCACCAGCGCTTCTTGGGTACCAACGACGTACCACTTCTTTTATGGAACTTACATCAATAATTCTATAATTAAGAAAAGCATCAAGTTTAGGCATATGCTGATGGATAAAAGCTCTATCTTGCCATACAGAATTACCACATAAAGATGCTGTGCCGGTTACAACAAATTGCTGCAAAAATATAAGCGTTTGTTCTTCTGCTTCTTGTAAAGAAACCGTTGAACGTCGCACTTGGTCAACAAGACCCGAAGCTGTATGATATTTTTGGTTCCATGCATCCATTTTAGCTAATGTCTCATCCGATTGATGGATAACCAAAGCAGGACCATAGCCAATAATGTCTAGATTGTTATTTGTCACTAGACTAGCCATCTCTAAAATAGTATCTTCAGGCAAATTAAGGCCAGTCATTTCTAAATCTATCCACACTAAATTGGTTTGTAATCTGTCCATATAATTCCCCATGTATCAGTTAAAATATACGCTATCACCTACCTGCGCAATTTCATTAAGGTACCATCATGCAACTTTTATGGCAATAATATATAGCTATGGTACACTTAAATAATATAAGCTGAATGATATAATTTTTTTTAAAATTAAAGGAGCTCTCTATGAATAAACTGAAAGTGGGTGTACTTATGGGGGGTAAATCTATTGAAAAAGAGGTTTCCTTTAACTCAGGTCGTACCATATGTGATCATTTAGATACGGCACGTTACACAGTTATTCCCTTGTTTCAACATCATACAGGAGCTCTTTATATACTACCGTGGCGTTTTTTGCATAGAGGTAAAATAAGCGACTTTGAGCAAAGACTCGCAAGCCAAGCAGAACGTATTTCATGGAACAGTTTAAAGACACGCATAGACTTTATGTATATAGCCACTCATGGCCGGTACGCAGAAGATGGCACTCTACAAGGCTTTCTTGAAGTACTGCAAATACCGTATTTAGGCTCTAAAGTTATGGCCAGTGCTCTTGGTATGGATAAAATAGTACAAAAAAACATATTACATACCCATGGCATACTAGTGCCTCAAGGTATAACTGTAACTCCGGATGAGCTCACAGAGTATACTACTCATCCACAGAAATTAGCCCATGTATTGCAACAAGAACAACTAAGCTTACCATGCATAATAAAGCCTCATAAAGAAGGCTCAAGCTTAGGCATATCGGTAGCTTATACTCTTGATGAGCTTATGGTAAGTATTACTAAAGCTGTATTTATTGAGCATACTAAAACACAATCAGTGGTAGTAGAAGAGTATGTAACTGGTATGGAATTTTCTTGCATTATTTTAACTGATTATAAAACAGGGCAAAAATTGCCCTTACCACCAACAGAAGTAATACCTGAAAAAGATTCAGCTTTTTTTGATTATCACCAAAAGTACATGCCAGGACGTGCAACTAAGTTTACCCCTGCACGCTGCAACAGCACAGTTATTGAAGCTATTCAACAAACCTGTATGCGGGTAATGGATATTTTAGATATAAAAAACGTAGCACGTATTGACGGCTTTGTAACAACTGACGCTCGGATAGTTATCACTGATCCCAATACTCT
This genomic window contains:
- the orn gene encoding oligoribonuclease; translated protein: MDRLQTNLVWIDLEMTGLNLPEDTILEMASLVTNNNLDIIGYGPALVIHQSDETLAKMDAWNQKYHTASGLVDQVRRSTVSLQEAEEQTLIFLQQFVVTGTASLCGNSVWQDRAFIHQHMPKLDAFLNYRIIDVSSIKEVVRRWYPRSAGAKFVKPDNHRALEDIVQSVEELKYYRTHFFIADVSSLQGT
- a CDS encoding ABC transporter ATP-binding protein: MATIYLENIQKQFNQSTDTITVLSGITQTFVSAHTYALTGVSGTGKSTLLSILAGLEEPTLGSVYYNNHNTSMLTHKAKNQLLNQTIGLVFQMPYLIHELSVLENIMIKGLISPTSSVKKEDALQLLDRVGLSSKANFLPATLSGGEQQRVAIARAVVNNPDFILADEPTAHLDERNREAIMTLLLDCQKEYGTGLIIACHDPAVWQKMDTILELHHGLIQEKNH